From the genome of Halomonas sp. MCCC 1A13316, one region includes:
- the aat gene encoding leucyl/phenylalanyl-tRNA--protein transferase, with the protein MLSWLPERPVRFPPVSQALRDPEGLLAAGGELTPEWLLAAYRRGIFPWFSDDQPILWWCPNPRMVLFPDELRVSRSLAKRLRNGSFTVTFNRQFSSVVQACAAPRHGQPGTWITTEMHAAYVTLHRLGYARSVEVWQGSELVGGLYGVAMGPVFFGESMFSRTSDASKVALAHLVHAMRTGGGHLIDCQMRTPHLARLGARDIARADFINYLESCLATPGPTDSQHPLPCWSLPDDPCVETLTALT; encoded by the coding sequence ATGCTGTCCTGGCTTCCCGAGCGCCCTGTGCGTTTCCCTCCCGTCTCGCAGGCTCTGCGTGATCCGGAAGGCCTGTTGGCAGCAGGAGGCGAGCTCACTCCGGAATGGCTGCTGGCCGCCTACCGACGCGGTATCTTTCCCTGGTTCAGCGACGACCAACCGATCCTCTGGTGGTGTCCGAATCCGCGCATGGTACTGTTCCCCGATGAATTGCGCGTTTCCCGCAGCCTGGCCAAGCGGCTACGCAACGGCAGCTTCACGGTAACCTTCAATCGCCAGTTCAGCAGCGTGGTCCAGGCCTGCGCGGCCCCTCGCCACGGGCAGCCCGGCACCTGGATCACCACCGAGATGCATGCCGCCTACGTGACGCTGCACCGTCTCGGCTATGCCCGTTCGGTGGAAGTCTGGCAGGGCAGCGAGCTGGTCGGTGGGCTCTATGGCGTGGCCATGGGCCCGGTATTCTTCGGTGAGTCGATGTTCTCGCGTACCAGCGATGCCTCCAAGGTCGCCCTGGCGCATCTGGTGCACGCCATGCGCACCGGTGGCGGCCATCTGATCGATTGCCAGATGCGCACCCCTCATCTCGCCCGCCTGGGGGCGCGAGACATCGCCCGCGCCGATTTCATCAACTATCTTGAATCATGCCTAGCGACGCCGGGGCCCACTGACAGCCAGCACCCGCTGCCCTGTTGGTCGCTGCCCGACGACCCCTGCGTCGAGACCTTGACCGCACTCACTTAG
- the icd gene encoding NADP-dependent isocitrate dehydrogenase — protein sequence MGFQKIVVPEGGEKITVNADNTLNVPNNPIIPFIEGDGIGVDVTPAMKIAIDAAVQKAYNGERKIEWMEVYAGEKATQVYDADTWLPEETLEAVKDYVVSIKGPLTTPVGGGIRSLNVALRQKLDLYTCLRPVRWFEGVPSPVKKPADVDMVIFRENSEDIYAGIEWKAGSAEADKVIKFLREEMGVTNIRFPENCGIGVKPVSVEGTKRLVRQALQYTVDNDRESLTLVHKGNIMKFTEGAFKDWGYEIAKEEFGAELLDGGPWMQFKNPRTGKNIVVKDVIADAMLQQILLRPAEYDVIATLNLNGDYLSDALAAEVGGIGIAPGANLADAVAMFEATHGTAPKYAGQDKVNPGSLILSAEMMLRHMGWVEAADLVLKGMEKAISKGEVTYDFHRLMDDAKLLKCSEFGQAVADNM from the coding sequence ATGGGGTTCCAGAAAATTGTCGTCCCTGAAGGCGGCGAGAAGATTACCGTCAACGCTGACAACACCCTGAACGTGCCGAACAATCCCATCATCCCGTTTATCGAGGGTGACGGTATCGGTGTTGATGTGACGCCGGCGATGAAGATCGCCATCGATGCCGCCGTGCAGAAAGCTTACAACGGCGAGCGCAAGATCGAGTGGATGGAAGTCTACGCCGGTGAGAAGGCCACTCAGGTCTACGACGCCGATACCTGGCTGCCCGAAGAGACTCTCGAAGCCGTCAAGGATTACGTGGTTTCCATCAAGGGCCCGCTGACCACCCCCGTGGGCGGTGGCATTCGCTCCCTGAACGTGGCGCTGCGCCAGAAGCTCGACCTGTACACCTGCCTGCGTCCGGTGCGTTGGTTCGAGGGCGTGCCGAGCCCGGTGAAGAAGCCTGCCGACGTCGACATGGTGATCTTCCGCGAGAACTCCGAAGACATCTACGCCGGCATCGAGTGGAAGGCCGGTAGCGCCGAAGCCGACAAGGTGATCAAGTTTCTGCGTGAGGAAATGGGTGTCACCAACATCCGCTTCCCCGAGAACTGTGGCATCGGGGTCAAGCCGGTTTCCGTGGAAGGCACCAAGCGTCTGGTGCGTCAGGCCCTGCAGTACACCGTGGACAACGACCGCGAGTCGCTGACCCTGGTGCACAAGGGCAACATCATGAAATTCACCGAAGGTGCCTTCAAGGATTGGGGTTACGAGATCGCCAAGGAGGAGTTCGGTGCCGAGCTGCTCGACGGCGGCCCGTGGATGCAGTTCAAGAATCCCAGGACCGGCAAGAACATCGTGGTCAAGGACGTCATCGCTGATGCCATGCTGCAGCAGATCCTGCTGCGTCCAGCCGAGTACGACGTCATCGCCACGTTGAACCTCAACGGTGATTACCTGTCCGACGCCCTGGCGGCCGAAGTGGGCGGCATCGGTATCGCTCCGGGTGCCAACCTGGCCGACGCCGTGGCCATGTTCGAGGCTACCCACGGCACCGCGCCGAAGTATGCCGGCCAGGACAAGGTCAACCCCGGCTCGCTCATCCTCTCCGCCGAGATGATGCTGCGTCACATGGGCTGGGTCGAAGCTGCCGATCTGGTGCTCAAGGGCATGGAGAAGGCGATTTCCAAGGGCGAGGTCACCTATGACTTCCATCGCCTGATGGACGATGCCAAGCTGCTCAAGTGCTCCGAGTTTGGTCAGGCCGTCGCGGACAACATGTAA
- the clpA gene encoding ATP-dependent Clp protease ATP-binding subunit ClpA, translated as MLSKELELTLNTAFTVARSKRHEFMTVEHLLLALLDNASAADVLRACGANLDKLRSDLQDFINSTTPLIPEDQSDRETQPTLGFQRVLQRAVFHVQSSGKSEVTGANVLVAIFSEQESQAVYFLKQQNVARVDAVNYIAHGISKVAGHGQNPSSSPSDAEEAEEGSGETSANPLTGYATNLNEQARMGKIDPLIGREHELERVIQILARRRKNNPLLVGEAGVGKTAIAEGLAKRIVEEDVPEVIGDAVVYSLDMGALLAGTKYRGDFEKRLKSLLAELKKQPNAILFIDEIHTVIGAGAASGGVMDASNLLKPLLSSGDLRCIGSTTFQEFRGIFEKDRALARRFQKVDVMAPSVDDTIRILKGLRSRFEEHHRLKYTDAALDSAARLADRYINDRHLPDKAIDVIDEAGAHQRLLPPEVRVDTIDVDQVEAVVASIARIPPKSVSSSDRKLLENLDRDLKMLVFGQDEAIDSLSAAIKLSRAGLKSPDKPVGSFLFAGPTGVGKTEVARQLSRIMGIELVRFDMSEYMERHTVSRLIGAPPGYVGYDQGGLLTEAITKQPHCVLLLDEIEKAHPEVFNLLLQVMDHGRLTDNNGREADFRHVILVMTSNAGAEQQARRSIGFQTQDHSTDAMEVIRKTFSPEFRNRLDGIIQFHSLPTSVVRSVVDKFLVELQAQLDEKRVQLDVDMDARDWLAEKGYDPSMGARPMARLIQEKLKKPLAELILFGELSEHGGVVHVTVEDDELHLSTESEMADAP; from the coding sequence ATGCTGAGCAAAGAACTTGAACTGACCCTGAACACGGCGTTTACCGTGGCCCGCTCCAAGCGCCACGAGTTCATGACCGTGGAGCACCTGCTGCTGGCACTGCTCGATAACGCATCAGCGGCAGACGTGCTGAGAGCCTGTGGGGCCAACCTCGACAAGTTGCGGTCCGACCTGCAGGATTTCATCAACTCCACCACCCCTCTGATTCCAGAGGACCAGAGCGACCGCGAGACCCAGCCGACACTGGGCTTTCAGCGTGTGTTGCAGCGTGCCGTATTCCACGTGCAGTCCTCAGGCAAGAGCGAGGTCACCGGGGCCAACGTGCTTGTCGCCATCTTCTCCGAGCAGGAAAGCCAGGCGGTCTACTTCCTGAAGCAGCAGAACGTGGCCCGAGTCGATGCGGTGAATTACATCGCCCACGGTATTTCCAAGGTGGCCGGCCACGGCCAGAATCCCTCGTCCTCGCCCAGCGATGCCGAGGAAGCCGAGGAGGGGAGCGGCGAAACCAGCGCCAACCCGCTGACCGGCTATGCCACCAACCTCAACGAGCAGGCGCGGATGGGCAAGATCGATCCGCTGATCGGCCGTGAGCACGAGCTCGAGCGGGTGATTCAGATACTGGCCCGGCGGCGCAAGAACAATCCGCTGCTGGTAGGCGAAGCCGGCGTAGGCAAGACCGCCATTGCCGAAGGCTTGGCCAAGCGGATCGTGGAGGAGGACGTGCCCGAGGTGATCGGTGACGCCGTGGTCTACTCCCTCGACATGGGCGCGCTGCTGGCCGGTACCAAGTACCGCGGCGATTTCGAGAAGCGCTTGAAGAGCCTGTTGGCGGAGCTCAAGAAGCAGCCCAACGCCATCCTGTTCATCGACGAGATCCATACGGTGATCGGTGCCGGGGCGGCCTCCGGTGGAGTGATGGATGCTTCCAACCTGCTCAAACCGTTGCTCTCCTCGGGGGACCTGCGTTGCATCGGTTCCACCACCTTCCAGGAGTTCCGTGGCATCTTCGAGAAGGATCGTGCGCTGGCGCGCCGCTTCCAGAAGGTCGATGTCATGGCGCCCTCGGTGGATGATACCATCCGCATTTTGAAAGGGCTGCGCTCGCGCTTCGAGGAGCACCATCGTCTCAAGTACACCGACGCGGCGCTGGACAGTGCGGCGCGTCTGGCGGACCGTTACATCAACGATCGTCATCTGCCCGACAAGGCCATCGATGTGATCGATGAGGCCGGTGCCCACCAGCGGCTGCTGCCGCCGGAGGTGCGGGTCGACACTATCGACGTCGATCAGGTCGAGGCGGTAGTGGCCTCCATTGCGCGGATACCGCCGAAGAGTGTCTCCAGCTCCGATCGCAAGCTGCTCGAGAATCTCGATCGCGACCTCAAGATGCTGGTATTCGGCCAGGACGAGGCCATCGACAGCCTCTCGGCCGCCATCAAGCTGTCGCGGGCCGGGCTCAAGTCACCCGACAAGCCGGTGGGGAGTTTCCTCTTCGCCGGCCCCACCGGGGTGGGCAAGACCGAGGTGGCCCGTCAGTTGTCGCGGATCATGGGCATCGAGCTGGTGCGCTTCGACATGTCGGAGTACATGGAGCGGCACACCGTGTCACGGCTGATTGGCGCCCCCCCAGGCTATGTCGGCTATGATCAGGGTGGCCTGCTCACCGAGGCGATCACCAAGCAGCCGCACTGCGTATTGCTGCTCGACGAGATCGAGAAGGCACATCCCGAAGTCTTCAACCTGCTGCTGCAGGTCATGGACCACGGGCGCCTGACCGACAACAACGGCCGTGAGGCGGACTTCCGCCACGTGATCCTGGTCATGACTTCGAACGCCGGGGCCGAGCAGCAGGCGCGGCGTTCCATCGGCTTCCAGACCCAGGACCACTCCACCGATGCCATGGAGGTGATCCGCAAGACCTTCTCGCCAGAGTTCCGCAACCGCCTGGATGGCATCATCCAGTTCCACTCACTGCCCACCTCGGTGGTGCGTAGCGTGGTGGACAAGTTCCTGGTGGAGCTTCAGGCGCAACTCGACGAGAAGCGGGTTCAACTGGATGTGGACATGGACGCGCGCGATTGGCTGGCCGAGAAGGGCTACGACCCCAGCATGGGCGCAAGGCCCATGGCGAGGTTGATCCAGGAGAAGCTCAAGAAGCCCTTGGCGGAGCTGATCCTGTTCGGAGAACTATCCGAACACGGCGGGGTGGTGCACGTCACGGTGGAAGACGACGAATTGCATCTATCCACGGAGTCGGAAATGGCCGACGCCCCCTGA
- a CDS encoding arginyltransferase, with the protein MSSNTPRHPIRDLRFFLTVPHACSYLEGHEATTLFLDPQESHGQGIYDSLALLGFRRSGHHLYRPHCEGCSACVSVRIPVEDFQPSRSQRRVTRRNADLRLIERPALFDPEHYTLYERYIRVRHWDGDMYPPSREQYRTFLTLDEPYSRLLELRLGERLLAVSAFDRLEHGLSAIYTFFDPSDEWERRSLGTFAVLSLVNEAYREGLPHVYLGYWIRDCRKMAYKEAYRPLEVLEGRHWSRLLDTSASI; encoded by the coding sequence GTGAGCAGCAATACGCCTCGCCACCCGATCAGGGATCTGCGCTTCTTCCTGACAGTGCCCCATGCCTGCAGTTACCTGGAGGGGCACGAAGCCACGACCCTGTTCCTCGACCCCCAAGAATCTCACGGCCAAGGAATCTACGACTCGCTCGCCCTGCTCGGATTTCGGCGTAGCGGACATCATCTCTACCGACCTCACTGCGAAGGCTGCAGCGCCTGCGTTTCGGTGCGCATACCGGTCGAGGACTTCCAGCCCAGTCGCAGCCAACGTCGGGTAACCAGGCGTAATGCCGATCTGCGCCTGATCGAGCGGCCAGCGTTGTTCGATCCCGAGCATTACACACTCTACGAACGCTACATCCGGGTGCGCCACTGGGATGGAGACATGTATCCGCCGAGCCGGGAACAATACCGCACCTTCCTGACTCTGGACGAACCCTATTCGCGGCTGCTCGAGTTACGCCTTGGCGAACGCCTGCTCGCCGTCTCCGCCTTCGACCGCCTGGAACACGGCCTCTCCGCTATCTACACCTTCTTTGACCCTTCCGACGAATGGGAACGCCGCTCGCTGGGCACTTTTGCCGTGCTGAGCCTTGTCAACGAGGCCTACCGCGAGGGGTTGCCCCACGTCTATCTGGGTTACTGGATTCGCGATTGCCGTAAAATGGCCTACAAGGAGGCCTACCGCCCCTTGGAGGTGCTGGAGGGGCGTCATTGGAGTCGCTTATTGGACACCTCGGCGTCGATATGA
- the clpS gene encoding ATP-dependent Clp protease adapter ClpS: MFKTEDPNVWESVGVAAGMTRPPRPEQEDDGDLAVQPADPEVARPPMYKVVLHNDDYTPMEFVVEVLQSFFLMDSETAVQVMLTVHTQGKATCGIFTRDIAETKSHQVNQYARECQHPLLCDIEAAD; the protein is encoded by the coding sequence ATGTTCAAGACAGAAGACCCGAACGTGTGGGAGTCGGTCGGTGTCGCGGCAGGCATGACGCGGCCTCCGCGTCCCGAGCAGGAGGACGATGGAGATCTGGCGGTGCAGCCGGCCGATCCCGAGGTGGCCCGCCCGCCGATGTACAAGGTGGTGTTGCATAACGACGACTACACCCCCATGGAGTTCGTGGTGGAAGTGCTGCAGAGCTTCTTTCTCATGGACAGCGAGACCGCCGTGCAGGTCATGCTCACGGTACACACCCAGGGCAAGGCCACCTGCGGCATCTTCACCCGTGACATCGCGGAAACCAAAAGCCACCAAGTCAATCAATATGCAAGAGAGTGTCAGCATCCGCTGCTCTGCGACATCGAGGCGGCGGACTGA
- a CDS encoding pseudouridine synthase: protein MSSIYLLHKPYRMLSQFTDRRSAGETPRATLAEILDVPGVYAAGRLDYDSEGLLLLTDDGTLIQRISDPRHKQPKTYRVQVEGNPDENALAALRQGIELNDGRTRPAKVRRLASSGLPERTPPLDPKRHPVTTWLELTISEGRNRQVRRMTAHVGYPTLRLVRVAIGPWRLDGLAPGNWRRETLHAPRNTPRRSPRRQGGHR, encoded by the coding sequence ATGAGTTCCATCTATCTATTGCACAAACCCTACCGCATGCTTTCCCAGTTCACCGACCGCCGCAGCGCGGGGGAAACGCCGCGGGCCACACTGGCCGAGATCCTCGACGTGCCGGGCGTCTACGCGGCCGGGCGGCTGGACTATGATTCAGAAGGACTGCTGCTGCTGACCGACGATGGCACGCTGATCCAGCGCATCAGCGACCCACGGCACAAGCAGCCAAAGACCTATCGCGTCCAGGTGGAGGGTAACCCCGACGAGAACGCCTTGGCCGCCCTGCGCCAAGGTATCGAGCTCAACGATGGCCGCACCCGGCCGGCCAAGGTTCGGCGCTTGGCGTCAAGCGGCCTACCAGAGCGCACGCCGCCGTTGGACCCGAAGCGACATCCGGTCACGACCTGGCTGGAACTGACCATCAGCGAGGGTCGCAACCGCCAGGTCCGACGCATGACGGCTCATGTCGGCTACCCCACGCTGCGCCTGGTTCGCGTCGCCATCGGCCCCTGGCGCCTGGATGGGCTGGCCCCGGGGAACTGGCGCCGGGAAACCCTGCACGCCCCGCGCAACACGCCAAGGCGCTCGCCGCGCCGCCAAGGAGGTCACCGATGA
- the infA gene encoding translation initiation factor IF-1 yields the protein MAREDHIEMEGVVVDTLPNTTFRVELENGHVVTAHISGKMRKNYIRILTGDKVKVELTPYDLTKGRIVYRSR from the coding sequence ATGGCACGTGAAGACCATATCGAAATGGAAGGCGTCGTCGTCGATACCCTTCCCAACACCACCTTTCGCGTCGAGCTGGAGAACGGCCACGTCGTGACTGCCCACATCTCGGGCAAGATGCGCAAGAACTACATCCGCATTCTCACCGGCGACAAGGTCAAGGTCGAACTGACTCCCTACGACCTGACCAAGGGCCGCATCGTCTACCGCTCGCGCTGA